In the genome of Naumovozyma dairenensis CBS 421 chromosome 7, complete genome, the window GATACACGTATTACATTTGGTGCATTAGTATGAAGGCACTGGAAAAGTATCTGTGGTTATGCCCACGGGTAGTATTCCTGTCTTGTTTCAACCCTGAACCCTATAATCTAAACATGACTATAGCCCTAATAATGCAAGTTGAAATCATTTCCAACTTGTTAGGGgtaatcttttttttccGTTCAAAACGATGTGAaaaatttttgttttcgaGAAAACACTAtctgaaaaaattatagaaaaCTATCATAGGCGATGAGCCTATTTAATCTCTTATTCTAATCGTCAATAAGagaaattttaaaaatttagtGTTTGCTTTCAAGATTACTTTTTAATATCACCATTCAAGCGAGCTATCTATCTACTGATAATATACCACCTTTGCAAGGAACTTGAAATCAACTAAAACGAACaactaaaaaaaataaaatgtcTGCTCCAAACCCAAAGGCCTTCCCATTAGCCGATGCTGCTTTAACTCAACAAATCTTGGACGTTGTTCAATCTGCTGCCAACTTGAGACAATTGAAGAAGGGTGCCAATGAAGCCACTAAGACTTTGAACCGTGGTATCTctgaattcattattatggCCGCGGATTGTGAACCAATCGAAATCTTATTACATTTACCATTGTTGTGTGAAGATAAGAACGTCGCATATGTTTTCGTCCCATCTAGAGTTGCTTTAGGTAGAGCTTGTGGTGTTTCTAGACCAGTTATTGCTGCTTCTATTACCACCAATGATGCTTCCGCCATCAAGACCCAAATTTACGCCGTCAAGGATAAGATTGAAACTTTGTTGATTTAAGCTTAATAAAGATCAATAACATCTGGCGcttttttgtattattatattcatataaCTATATCATATCCCCTTTTGTATAATTAGATAGTTTAAGTTactatttcaaaaataatacatttTCAAGATTCGTAGATTTTTtatgatgaatatattttcatagCATATTATTGTCTCTGTATAGTCTatgtatttatttctttcgGCAAGCAGATAGTAGTCTATCATCGATAAATGTTAGATCTAAATCAGCAGtaccttcatcatctttattcaataaGCCAATGTATTTATATTGTTCaaccattttcttttctctaTTTTTTAGTTCGAACTTCTGTTCACTTAACATACCTTCATCAGTGACACTCCCCAATATATAACTACCACTATCTTGAGTAGTGATCATGAAATAGTTATCTAACTTTGGTCTTTGGATGAGCCCTTGGTTTTTCCTCGGAGTTATTCTCAATGATTCTAATTGGATTATTGGCATCGGAAGTAAAATTTCTATATAAGAGTATGCGTTctctccttcttcttctgcttcttcttcttcaggGTATGGATTATTTGAACGATAATATAACTGTAATTCCTTACCATTCACACAAACTGCAAACACCACCATATCTGACGTCTCTACCATTGCCACCGCAAAGATCATATCATGGGTTTGTATGTTTTTTAATAGACTTAATTCTTTGGAACTTAAAACGGGGGAAATTTGTATCCTCAAAGGTCCCTTGTGGTCGTTCTCTTCAATGGTTAGTTTCAATTGCTGGATCcctttgaatatatttaatactAACAATGTGTCTTCCTCTACTACtgttttccttttctttgttttaatatttttaatatctttatgATAAACTAAAGTAATGGGTGGTAACGTCATTTCCAGAATGGGCCCTCctatttcaaatttattagaaaCTAACTCGATGAGGAAAATGTTCTCTTTTAACAGATAatcaatttgataaaattcCAAACATTCTCCACCAATTAAAATAGATCTATTGTAATAGTTAAGTAACCGATCAATTCGCCGCCTTGTGTTGACCCCATAATGGAATTGTAAATCCCCTGTCATCTCATCCaaagaaaacaacaaaaggTTGGGAGATGAGTCTTCTTGATCCGTGGCTGAATAATCTAGAGATATCATCagtaatttatcaaaagCGACTTGCTTCGCAAAGTCTATTCTTTCGTTAGTAAACGTCATAAACTGACCAGATTTATCCTCTTTGAAAGTGATCGCTGTTAGATCAGATATGATTGTTCCTGGATATTTTAATGGAAGATCCATATACTTTATTGGAATATCTAAATTGTTTGTGTCAAAAATACATAAATCTGATAAATTTGCCCTGCTGAGGTGACCGTCGTCAGGTTTACTGTATCTTTGACAAATCCCTATTGTATACCTTGACGAGCATGATAATGTGACgaattttgtaatgatCGTAGACGGTAATATCATGCTTCTTTTCAAGGAAGTGACTTCGTTATCCACAGTAACATCATACAGAGagttattttcattaaggAGGataaatgaagaagagTTTCTCTTGGCAAGCTtatgaatgaaaaatggtaaCTCGattatattcatcaatatttcagatgatgatattttcaatcGGAATGCATTGTCTATCGAATACACGACCAAATTGCTCTCACCAAGGTAACAAAATTTTAATCTCTTGTTATCTAGCTTGCACACATCTAACATAGCGTTGTTCTTTGGATTAAAAACAAGTATGCGCCCATCGATATCAGCTACAAAAAGATATTCAGTATCAACGTCACTGtagaagaatatatcaGATATCGTAACATTTAGTtccttcttcaaattttttggCGCCCTCGTAATTTTCATATCTTCAACCAACAGGAGTTTATTCTCAAAAGATATAATGCTGACCTTTGACCCATCTTTTCTCTTAGTACATCCCAAAAGATATCGAactaataaattatctttaaaGTTAGGTATCTTCACCCTCTCTGTTTCATCATTCCACGAAATATGTCCATCTTTCGTTATAGAGCAAAAATTGCCCTCATCATTAATAGTTGGAACCGAGCATACAATTTGATGATCTCTTACCATTTCCCCATTATAGGTTACTTGTATCGTATTTGATTGCTTCTCGATCAACTCGTTATTACAAAAGAGATCATCGTCTTCTTCTGTTATCCACCATATATCACCACTTTTACTGTACCAAAAGTTTCTAATGCTAGTTTGTAAATCATAGATGAAAGTTTTTTCCGTTAATATACCATCAAAATATGTGGTGATAAATCCCCTATAATAACTAGGACTTGCAGTACCGGTAGACACTTTTTTAGTAATATCTTGACCAATAAAATTAGAATATATCACAGAAGAATAATCTATCCCAGAGTGGCTATGTTGAGTCAAATCATTCACATCTATTACGAACAAATTCCCAGGAAAACAAGAAAGGAGCAGTGATGTATTAGCTaaggaaaatatatttgaaagcTGAAACGGTTCCACTGGACGTTCTTCATTCAAATTCTCCCTTTCCAGTAGCAATGGTTGTTGCTTTATTGTAAAACCTTTCCAGTGCCTTATCAATTGCTCCTCATCGAAATGGATTAGAGTAAGCTTTATTTCTATGAGACTAACGTTAGAAGATATGATCTTAAATAGTATACCACTGAAGTCTTCTACTACAACGacttctttgaaaaatgtcaAAGGATCACGACTTTCAGTGACCGACGTAGTTGTGAGATCAAGCCCCGGTCCTATGTACAACCGTGGCACGTTTATGCCATCGACGTGATGTAAAGTATAATTTGACGAGATAAAAAAGTGTGAGTTCAAAGATGTAAAAACAAACGATCCAACAAAGTCAACCACTGCTAGTGTTGCGGTCTTAGAACATATTTGGGATCTATACGACGTATTGCTTTTTAAGGAATCTGTAGCAATTTCTGTATAATTGATAATCGATGACCATTCTATATTATACGGCCTCCTGCCTTTCTCTCCAATTACttcaaagaatatattattggCTTCAACATCTTCCATCAGTACTGCAATCATTGTACATTCTTCCCCATCTGGATTTATGTCCTTATAAGGTTGCATATTTATGATATCATGAGGAAACGTATATATCACTTTGGCAGTTGTATTTGTATGAATGAAAGAAAAGGTTTCACGTTTGGTGGAGTAAGGTAGTTTATGAATTTTAGTACCTTCCAGATTGATGTATAAAATGTTTGTGtctaaagaaaaaaagaagaaataattcTTCGAAGTTGGTTTGATGCCAGTGTCAAGTAAATCTACCGTTTTAAATCGACTATCTAGGACTTCTATTGCACCTGTCTCTTTTAATAGGAATAGATATTGTGTACTATTTGATAATTCGTGGAATAAATAAGCACCAACATTGTATCCAGTGGTCATAGTCGCATCAGAGTCCCCATAAAACTCATTTCTCTGAATATCTCTACAAACTCTGATTGACTCCCTTTGAACAATAAGCATACCTTTGTCTCCATATTGAAAACTATTTATTATAGTCTTAGGGGCGGATAATTCTGATAGGATAAAGTTTTGTTCCATAACCGGTTTTGGTTACTAATATTAGTAAGATGTCGAAATTATCCAATAAAAGTGGAAGAAAATTAGGTCATCATGTAATCTAAACTGGAGCCACTTATGATACCAGAAATCCAGAAATCAGCATTTAATACACCTCTGTGAAACTCAATAACTGGATCAAGCtcttaatttattaaaaaaatccTTAAGATTCACGTCAAAACctttaaaaatgaattcatAGATTATACTATGCGGTGTACGAGTGTCaacattttggaaattgaGTCGACTAAATTAATCTATGTAATCAAATCCACAAATAGTGGCATCGCAGATCCCGGTTAATTAAACAATAGTGTTGATACAAAAGATAGTATCATTATAATTGGATGCAACATCATAGTGATAACTTGTAGCACGTGTTTGAAGGGACGCCATTAATTATGGGTATATTCTCAAGGAAGAATTCAACGAAAAGGGATACTGCAAAGGCAAAAGAAAATGCgagaattgaaattatatcAAGAAAAGCAAGTTTAAAGAGACCTAGCGTGGAAGGCAAAACAGTCTCTAGAGTTGGATCTTTGAAGCAAAATGCCGAAAAGAGACAGTGTCCCTGTTGCAATTCATGGATTCAAGTTCCTCCTAAAATTCCCAAATTCAGATGCAGTATTTGTCAGGTCACCACTTATTTAAAGATGGACTCGAGCCAGCAGTCTTCTACTACATCagtaaaagaaaatatagtATGCAACAAATTCGTATTGGAGAAGGTAATTAATGGTTGCGAAAAAGAAGTGAAAGAACGAAAGCTCACAAGTAGAGAAGATTTTGCAAAAGTTTACGATTCAGTAACTATTTACTTAACCAACTGCTTTCAAGATGCCACTATATTAAATCAATCATTTTGCCCAGAAAACAATTTAGATACCATTGATTACTTAAGTCTTAGTGAATTTTACGAAATAGTAATGAATCTTCCCACAAGAAGACCGTTTTATAGACTCCTCTGTGTATCTAACGAATTACTTAGGAGATCTAATATTGCAATGACAAGTTTCAAATGGATTTTGATCATCTTGAATAATCCAATAGTAAGACAAGCCCTAACAGGTAGAATACcgaaaaaatttgaatctgTAAAGATACGAACAATCGCGTATGATTTGGGGAAGAAATGTATTGGCTTCTTATCGAATATGCCATATAAGGAAAACTCAGATAAATTAATAAGGTATCTAAAGTCTTTGTCAGTGGAAAGTACACTACAATATATTGAgcttttaaatatttatcttACATTTCAACTACATCGAATAGTTCGTCATGAAACAAAAACTGCCTTAGAAAAGTATAGACCTTTCTACCCTGGAATTGGTAATGGAAATACTGAGGCATGGATACATGATAAATATGCGCTAGGCACGAATAATGACAAAACTGTTGTACTGAGGGACTTTAGGTTTAAACCTTTTCAATATGAGGATGATTGGCATATTAAAACTGTAACAGAGTTGATGagaaaattttatcaaGTAAATGTTGAAAGATGTAATCAACAAGGATTTTCTAACAGCAAGAAATTAAATGTCTCTGAATTCTATAACACCATGTTAGATGTCATAGATTATAGGAAGGATTTTGATATATGGCGAGGCTACACTGGTAACGATCAgttatcaaaatttattaatcaaCAGAGTTGGAATACCAGTTCTTTCACTTTTTGCAAATACCCATTCCTTTTATCATTGGGCTTGAAAATATCCATCATGgaatatgaatttaaaCGTATAATGGAATACGAAGCAGAAAATGCATTCTTAACCTCATTAGATAAAGGGAAAATGGTAAATGTGTATTTCAAGATTAGGGTACGTAGAAACAGAATTACAAACGATTCTTTGCAATGTATTCAACAACATCAAGGTGACCTTTTGAAATCTTTGAGAATCgaatttattgatgaaCCTGGAATTGATGCCGGCGGATTAAGGAAGGAATGGTTTCTATTATTAACTAAATCCCTTTTCAATCCAATGAATGGTTTATTCGTCAGTGTTGAAGAAAGCAATCTATCATGGATAGCTATCCATGATATACAAACgttaaataaatcatctactttcaaaaatgaattatttttcctaTTTGGGGTCGTTGTTGCATTGGCCATATTTAACAGTACAATTCTTGATCTGCAATTCCCTAGAACTTTCTACAAGAAATTATGTAACGAACCGCTGACATTTGACGACTATAGAGAAATATATCCAGTAACGGCCCAGAACCTTATGAAAATGCTGCAATACGAGAATGACGATTTTGAAGAAGTATTCGGACTAACTTTTGAAACGACATACAAAGATCCTTTGAAATACGCTCTAGATAATGAGAAATCGAAAGGCGATGGAATGGTCAGTGTCGAATTATGCAAAAATGGAAGTAAAATGAAAGTCACACAGgcaaataaacaaaaatttataaactTATGGgtgaatttttatttaaatgaatcTATTATTAATCAAATTTCACAATTTCGGAGCGGCTTTGATAGAGTATTTGCTAGAACTAAGTCAATTTCGTTACTCAATTCAGAAGAATTGGAAAGGTTACTCTGTGGAGACGAGACACAACAAAGTTATGATTTCAAAATGCTGCGATCAGTAACAAAATATTCCGGCGGATTTTCAGACGATTCTCGTGTAGTTGCATGGTTTTGGGAGATAGTAGAAGGCTGGAATTATAAATTGCAACGTAAATTACTTTCGTTTATTACTGGATCAGATAGAATACCAGCTACAGGTATTAGTACTTTAAATTTCAAGATCAGCCGACTTGGATCGAAAGATAAGAATAACTTACCACTTTCACATACTtgttttaatgaattatgTCTTTGGGAATATAGTTCAAGAGGcaaattagaaaagaaactttTATATGCAATTACTGAATCTGAAGGGTTTGGCTTCCGCTGATTATACataaaaattaaaatctatttaaaaataatattccgTAACAATTTTTCTCAATAtatgaataaaataaattcattatagTTATTTTTATGGttagaatatatatctatgtATGCCTGTATGTGTCCTTATGCATGGTTCATTCGTTTTGAAACTCGTCATTCAAGTACCACCCTTTCTTATTCCTATCAAAATGGGCGATAGTTCTCAGAAGAGCCCGCACTCTAATAATGTCTTTCTTTTCGTTTAAGTTCACCCCAAGATTGTTTATAATATCAGCAGAAGTTGCAAATTTATCAGGGGCTGAATGCAAGTATTGCTCAATTTTAGAAAGTAGAATTTCGTGTTCATTTGGGTTGTTGATATCAGATGAAGCGGGAGATTTTATTTGTGTTGcctttttaatatttgcCAAGATAGCCGAAGATCCTCcaatttgttttttattattcatcTTTTTGCGTATTTTCCCAGCTTGCCCAAACTTACCTGTCCATGTTGGCGTCCCAATTTCATATTTCATTGTCGCCTTACGTGATTTTCTCAAAGCCCCAAGCGCTTCTTGCGCAATTTTATTCGCTTCTCGAGCAATGATATTGGTTGGGGCTGTATGGGTACCGACAACAGCTTCATGAGTTGCAGCATTAGCTAGTGCGGTTTCCGATCCGAGAAGTCCCTCTATCAatctttcatcttcatttttctcCTTCCCAGAATAAAAGCTTTCCAATTTTGACACACCATTTAAACCTGTGACTtgatcaaaatcatcacTTTCTTCTGTTTGACcctttttcaatgattgtGTAtgtttttccaattcattatttaattccTCTGAAGCAAGACCATCGTCACCTCCTAATGTGAACAAGTCCCttaattcattcattttgaaaaatcgtTTCTGTTTGGGATCagttaatattttatttgttaGGAATTGCTTAAAGATTTGTctatgataaattttttcttcaatggaTCCAGCTACCATTAATCTATAGATGGAAACTTCTCTTTTTTGACCAATTCTCCAAGCTCTTTCACGAGCTTGCATGTCTGTTGATGGATTCCAATCTGGAtcgaaaataataattctattTGCGCCAGTAAGATTAATACCTAAACCACCGACTCTTGTAGTTAATAGAAACACGTCAtaatcttcattattaaattggTCAACTAATTTTTGTCTATTTGAAATGTTTGTTGTACCATCCATCcttaaatatttcaaaggAGTAGAAAATTCAGAGTGGGATTTAAGTTCAGAGttgataaaattttctaatatatCTAACATTTGTCTTGATTGAGTAAACAACAGTACTTTATGTTTCTCATTATGCCatagtagtaataattGCTTAACGACTTGCATCTTTCCTGATCTCTTTGGGTTCCCATAATCCAAGTCATATTGCTTTTCATTTCtatcaattaaatcagGATGGTTAcaaatttttcttaatatatCGATCCCATAGAGGACATGTCTTTTCCCACCTTTAATTTGGGTCAATTCATTcgaattcaaaaattctaaatatttaattctttggTATTGTGtcaatttacaaaaaagaaccatttccttcttttctgGTAAATCCTTTGCTACGTCATTTTTCACTCTTCGTAAAAGGTAAGGTGAAATTAAATCTCTTAATGCGGTGGCACATTTGATACCTGTTTGTACTTGAATATTTGAGGCGTTGGCATATCCACCGGTATTGATTGGTATAATGAATTGTTGTTGGAATACAGGTAAAGTGCCCAATTTCCCCGGATATATGAAATCGAATAATGACCACAgttcaattaaattattttgaattggTGTACCTGATAGGATAATTCTATTATGggttttaattttcttacATGTTATGGAAATATCAGAATCAGGGTTTCTTATCTTGTGGCCTTCATCTAGTAT includes:
- the SNU13 gene encoding RNA binding protein SNU13 (similar to Saccharomyces cerevisiae SNU13 (YEL026W); ancestral locus Anc_1.465), with amino-acid sequence MSAPNPKAFPLADAALTQQILDVVQSAANLRQLKKGANEATKTLNRGISEFIIMAADCEPIEILLHLPLLCEDKNVAYVFVPSRVALGRACGVSRPVIAASITTNDASAIKTQIYAVKDKIETLLI
- the MLO127 gene encoding Mlo127p (similar to Saccharomyces cerevisiae YJR039W; ancestral locus Anc_1.463) — translated: MEQNFILSELSAPKTIINSFQYGDKGMLIVQRESIRVCRDIQRNEFYGDSDATMTTGYNVGAYLFHELSNSTQYLFLLKETGAIEVLDSRFKTVDLLDTGIKPTSKNYFFFFSLDTNILYINLEGTKIHKLPYSTKRETFSFIHTNTTAKVIYTFPHDIINMQPYKDINPDGEECTMIAVLMEDVEANNIFFEVIGEKGRRPYNIEWSSIINYTEIATDSLKSNTSYRSQICSKTATLAVVDFVGSFVFTSLNSHFFISSNYTLHHVDGINVPRLYIGPGLDLTTTSVTESRDPLTFFKEVVVVEDFSGILFKIISSNVSLIEIKLTLIHFDEEQLIRHWKGFTIKQQPLLLERENLNEERPVEPFQLSNIFSLANTSLLLSCFPGNLFVIDVNDLTQHSHSGIDYSSVIYSNFIGQDITKKVSTGTASPSYYRGFITTYFDGILTEKTFIYDLQTSIRNFWYSKSGDIWWITEEDDDLFCNNELIEKQSNTIQVTYNGEMVRDHQIVCSVPTINDEGNFCSITKDGHISWNDETERVKIPNFKDNLLVRYLLGCTKRKDGSKVSIISFENKLLLVEDMKITRAPKNLKKELNVTISDIFFYSDVDTEYLFVADIDGRILVFNPKNNAMLDVCKLDNKRLKFCYLGESNLVVYSIDNAFRLKISSSEILMNIIELPFFIHKLAKRNSSSFILLNENNSLYDVTVDNEVTSLKRSMILPSTIITKFVTLSCSSRYTIGICQRYSKPDDGHLSRANLSDLCIFDTNNLDIPIKYMDLPLKYPGTIISDLTAITFKEDKSGQFMTFTNERIDFAKQVAFDKLLMISLDYSATDQEDSSPNLLLFSLDEMTGDLQFHYGVNTRRRIDRLLNYYNRSILIGGECLEFYQIDYLLKENIFLIELVSNKFEIGGPILEMTLPPITLVYHKDIKNIKTKKRKTVVEEDTLLVLNIFKGIQQLKLTIEENDHKGPLRIQISPVLSSKELSLLKNIQTHDMIFAVAMVETSDMVVFAVCVNGKELQLYYRSNNPYPEEEEAEEEGENAYSYIEILLPMPIIQLESLRITPRKNQGLIQRPKLDNYFMITTQDSGSYILGSVTDEGMLSEQKFELKNREKKMVEQYKYIGLLNKDDEGTADLDLTFIDDRLLSACRKK
- the HUL4 gene encoding putative E3 ubiquitin-protein ligase HUL4 (similar to Saccharomyces cerevisiae HUL4 (YJR036C); ancestral locus Anc_1.462) — protein: MGIFSRKNSTKRDTAKAKENARIEIISRKASLKRPSVEGKTVSRVGSLKQNAEKRQCPCCNSWIQVPPKIPKFRCSICQVTTYLKMDSSQQSSTTSVKENIVCNKFVLEKVINGCEKEVKERKLTSREDFAKVYDSVTIYLTNCFQDATILNQSFCPENNLDTIDYLSLSEFYEIVMNLPTRRPFYRLLCVSNELLRRSNIAMTSFKWILIILNNPIVRQALTGRIPKKFESVKIRTIAYDLGKKCIGFLSNMPYKENSDKLIRYLKSLSVESTLQYIELLNIYLTFQLHRIVRHETKTALEKYRPFYPGIGNGNTEAWIHDKYALGTNNDKTVVLRDFRFKPFQYEDDWHIKTVTELMRKFYQVNVERCNQQGFSNSKKLNVSEFYNTMLDVIDYRKDFDIWRGYTGNDQLSKFINQQSWNTSSFTFCKYPFLLSLGLKISIMEYEFKRIMEYEAENAFLTSLDKGKMVNVYFKIRVRRNRITNDSLQCIQQHQGDLLKSLRIEFIDEPGIDAGGLRKEWFLLLTKSLFNPMNGLFVSVEESNLSWIAIHDIQTLNKSSTFKNELFFLFGVVVALAIFNSTILDLQFPRTFYKKLCNEPLTFDDYREIYPVTAQNLMKMLQYENDDFEEVFGLTFETTYKDPLKYALDNEKSKGDGMVSVELCKNGSKMKVTQANKQKFINLWVNFYLNESIINQISQFRSGFDRVFARTKSISLLNSEELERLLCGDETQQSYDFKMLRSVTKYSGGFSDDSRVVAWFWEIVEGWNYKLQRKLLSFITGSDRIPATGISTLNFKISRLGSKDKNNLPLSHTCFNELCLWEYSSRGKLEKKLLYAITESEGFGFR
- the RAD26 gene encoding DNA-dependent ATPase RAD26 (similar to Saccharomyces cerevisiae RAD26 (YJR035W); ancestral locus Anc_1.459); this translates as MKDEEEELQQKLGLVNALSQTTLEARISRDVQAHTNETLLLEEQKRLERSENLLHKLQGRIRLLERKNNDPKTKISVREKNKKEIAKLQQEDLRQCFNDINAIKQRLYVLRGKVGADAGTNAGGVFDQGNVVEDENGKRIDESERDFLIRTGKVTAFGSTTGFTLEETIPTKKDENKIKTKQEHDYDEVHAFEMANEQMVENLSDEDEPTITEEDKDQDFIPEKEEEETEDEDTYNPDEELQELEDDPSIISKPGETKDDGDEFYYRKRLQKWITKRSKDRQFDPFPDLDEWRKPHPNIPDAKLNDIFKIPGDIFSLLFNYQKTCVQWLYELHQQNSGGIIGDEMGLGKTIQIIAFLASLHHSGLLDGPVLIVCPATVMKQWCNELHHWWPPFRTIILHSIGSGMGINQKKNLSDEEFENLLMNSNPNDISYEDLQNNTKRKTKSHLENDINIQSLINTVIEKGHIIITTYVGLRLHSDKLLNVNWSYAILDEGHKIRNPDSDISITCKKIKTHNRIILSGTPIQNNLIELWSLFDFIYPGKLGTLPVFQQQFIIPINTGGYANASNIQVQTGIKCATALRDLISPYLLRRVKNDVAKDLPEKKEMVLFCKLTQYQRIKYLEFLNSNELTQIKGGKRHVLYGIDILRKICNHPDLIDRNEKQYDLDYGNPKRSGKMQVVKQLLLLWHNEKHKVLLFTQSRQMLDILENFINSELKSHSEFSTPLKYLRMDGTTNISNRQKLVDQFNNEDYDVFLLTTRVGGLGINLTGANRIIIFDPDWNPSTDMQARERAWRIGQKREVSIYRLMVAGSIEEKIYHRQIFKQFLTNKILTDPKQKRFFKMNELRDLFTLGGDDGLASEELNNELEKHTQSLKKGQTEESDDFDQVTGLNGVSKLESFYSGKEKNEDERLIEGLLGSETALANAATHEAVVGTHTAPTNIIAREANKIAQEALGALRKSRKATMKYEIGTPTWTGKFGQAGKIRKKMNNKKQIGGSSAILANIKKATQIKSPASSDINNPNEHEILLSKIEQYLHSAPDKFATSADIINNLGVNLNEKKDIIRVRALLRTIAHFDRNKKGWYLNDEFQNE